The genomic DNA CAAGACGCTACTAGGCTACTAACCCCTTTTTGTGTAACTATCAATGTATAACTCACATGTTCAAGTATTCCAGCAGCACCGTACCATTTATTCCTCGTGAGCTGAGAGGGTAGAAAAGGCCCACGTGGAAGTGTTAGCGTATCCTGTTGCTATTTGTGAAATATTATACTTTTGGTGTTGTGATGAATCCCACTTCTACTCATTGTACGTGCAGAGAATAAATGTTTATTGGGCCCCCGAGAAACGAGTGGATACTGTGAGCGCTTTAGTGTGTATTTGTGGctgagtgtcagtgtgtcctaCTGTGATGACCTGTAGCTTTCAATGTCCAAAGCTCTGTGGAGACTGCATGCCTTACATTAAGACAAAGGAGAGCACTGgatcatttttctctctctctcttttttttttttacatcactaTAGATTTGTGATTGACACAGTGAAAAGTGAACtcattaaattatattttgttgtGGAGTAAATCCTGATGTCTCTTTCTTAAACCACGAAGCAGCCGCAGAGGCGTGCCTGAACTTGTAATGCTCGACGGGGGAGCTCGATCATCATCAGatacaaaaggaaaagagaaattaGCTTCTCGTGGAGCTTAGTTgaagtgtttgtgcatgttgtAGCTCAGCATTAACACCAATTTATTCCCAATTTCCCCCTTCCTCGggtgtttttactttttccttactgtgcatttatcttatttatacAATAAAGtgcatctatccatccatcaatACAGGCTAGAGATCAAACAGCTGCTTTTGTCTGGACTGAGATTGGTATTTATTGGTAATACAACCAATTTCCAAATTATTGTATTAGAATTATCTTATATATAAGATTTCCAcacaaaagcaacattttcagCCTGTaatcatgtatgttttttttgcacaataATAAGGATGCAAAtacattaaatagaaaatacagCAGTTACTGcgcaggaagaggagagcaaacTAAAAGGCTTCTTCAAAGTTATTCTCTTAGGACAGAAAAGACGTGAAATGACAATTACTcatcttaaaaacacacacacacacacacggcatgAACAATATCTTAACACATAAGCATAGACCAGTGTGAAAAAACAGAGCCATggacaaaaaatatatatatacaaccGCCACTGACTCTTGAAATACGACAATAAAGGTAAATGAAAGTGTATTTTATGAGCACATATTTAGTCTTTAGATGATAAAAATGGGTTTTTGTGTTAATCAAGATGCATATTACCAATCAATTTTATGCACAAGACCTTTTCTTCACGAGCCTCACTTCTGTTAATTCTAATCAACTACTTTAATTTAGCATTTCCTCTCCGTGTGAGACATTTCTGTCCATGCAGCTCTGCACTACACTCACTCACCGAGTCTTTGTCCTCACGGCTGCAGGCTGATCTGGGATCTCGCTCTGCTGAAGTTTCTCCACCTGGAAACCAGGCTGCAGCACAAAGAGGAGAACTCACTGTACACATGCTCCCATAGCTCctagacacacattcacaatctGCACATTTGTCAAAGGTTTATTATCAATACTTGCCTCAATAACATTGTCATACTTATCGAAtgcaacacatttaaacatgcaAGTTATAATCAAATATACTAATACTCTTATATGTGTGTATCCCTTTGTTACAGCCTGTTtatggagagtgtgtgtgtgggtgtgcacaggtgtgtttgcatgcattgGGACgccttcatgtgtgtgtgtgtgtgtgtgcaggtgtgtgcaggtatgTGTCCTGCTCACTGAGGTGGTGTGAGCTGCACCAGGCAGGGAGAGGCATagaccctctctctctcttacacacacacacacacatacaggctgcatgcatgtgtgtgtgagtctgagagtgtgtgtttgtttgagagagagtgtgtgtgtatgtgtgtgtgtgtttgtttccagctCTCACCGGGTTGGGTGCGTTAGACTGAGGGCTTCCTGCTGCATCCATCTgcctgaagaaaaataaaaaaaaataaaagcgcCGATCTGTCACCGCACGTCGCAGGTATGTAGCCGAGATTAAACGACACGCAGCGACACCAACGAGCACCCAAGTGAGGGTTAATACGCGCTGTGTGGGGAAAAAGGGTGGTAGCCACGTTAGCTGGCATGCTAACTTTCCTACTTGTGTCTTTGGCAATCtgcgctagctagctagcatccTAGCTAGGTTAGCATTGTGCTGGAGCGTGGGGGCGAGCTCCGATAGCTGCTTTTATGTTATGCCAGGCACGTTGCCAGTTCCCATTCGACATTGAACAGTGTGCGTTGGTGTTTTGTCGATGGCTGGGCCCAGTTTGCATGAACAAATGTCTGCATTTCGTGCAGATTTCCGTGCGGCAGTTCGAGCGGCTAATGTCAacagctaacgctagctaacgttagcttgccACCGTTAACCTGTCCGCTTGTTGCTCGCTGCTAACGCTGGCTGGTCACTAACTTAACCTGTTTACTGGCAGTTACCTGCAGCTAACGAGGTGTGTTACTGTCTCACTCTCGGTGCGTCTGTTTGCAACAACTAACAGTCAAATTGGCTTTGATGGTGCGTTCGCGGACCACCCGCTGTGCAGAAAAGCCAAATAAAAACTGACCCGAGGAGCTGGTGGACTTGCGCTCGGCACGTGTTGTCATTTGACCAAAACAGGTGCTCCAGATGAGGTCCGGTGTGCCGATTTAACCAGCAGCCCTCTTAGTGGTCACCTCTACCTGCAGCTGGATGACCAATCAGCTTGGAGGATTGTTAACCTGGGCTGCAGCTAACCGTCACAACCATCATCGAACATGTTGATTGTTTATCAGATGATTTGGTTTAACTCTGCAGCGtgcaaaatgtttgaaaatgtccatcacaacaTGCCAGCTGGTCTGAACAAGCGTGGAAAACCCGTAGATGCTCGATTTGCAGTCActgcagacaaagaaaaatagCAAATCCTCACTATGAGGAGCAGCAGTCTGGgagtgtttggtgttttttgctTCATAAGTGACCTCAATGATGCATCAGCTGTTCAAATTGTTGgtgattatgtttttatgttaatggGCTAATTGTTTCAGCATCAATGTAAATGTGTAACTCAGCTGCTCGGAGCCTAAACGCCCCTTATTGTGGTttgtttctgcaggattttAATAGaagcagtgaagctggtggaaaCAAGCTCTCGAGGTTCCTCCCGCTCAGGACAACAAAGGCGGCGCGTCGCACACTTGAACCTCAGCAGAGCGGCAGTTCGAAGGCCTCCATCAGACTCATGACTGCTTGAGAGGACGCGGACCCACCGTGGCCCATGCACTGTACCCGTTTCCCTCCCTGCCCTCCTTATCCCTCAAGCTGACGCAAAACCCCAGACAcctaccccccctcccccacccccattCCCACCCAGTCCCCAGCGACTCGCCCCCTCCCGCCATGGCGCCCGGCACAGAGACCGTTCACTACATCCACCTTCACAACTCCAGCCAGTCCGTGCTGGAAGCCCTGCGCACGCAGCGGCGTGAAGGCCTCTTCTGCGATGTGACCGTGCGGATACATGATGCCTCACTACGCGCCCACGCCTGCGTCCTGGCGGCCGGCAGCCCCTTCTTCCAGGACAAGCTGCTGCTGGGTCACTCTGAGATCTCCGTGCCGCCGCTGGTGCCCGCAGAAACCGTGAAGCAGCTGGTGGATTTCATGTACAGCGGCTCGCTGGTGGTGCTCCAGTCGCAGGCCCTCTGCATCCTCACTGCTGCCAGCATCTTGCAGATCAAGACGGTCATCGACGAGTGCACCCAGATCATCTCTCAGAGGAAGGCGGCGGCAGGGGCGGCGAGCGCGGCCGCGGCGGCAGCGGCTGCAGCGGCGGCGGCAGGGGGAGGGATGCTCGGAGGAGTCCTCCCTAAACAAGAAGAGCGCGGGGGGAAAGGGACCGAGAGGGGCAACAGTGGAAGCTGCTCTGTCAGTGGCGCGAGTGGGGGTGGAGGTTACGCAAACTTCTCCAACTTCATGGCTGAATGTGCGGCTAGTAACATGGGCGGGGGGTTGGGGGGTGCCAGCGTTAGTGTCAGTGAGAGCGGCCCGGGCCCGATGGAGCAAGCTAACACCGTGAGTCTGATGGCGCTGGGCGACATGGGCCCCAGCTCCATGTGCGGCGGTGACGGGCTGGGCTCTGGGGCCGGCTCCATCCTCATGAAGCAGAGCTCCAGCTGTACTCAGGACGTCAGGTACAAGCTCCGAGACCTGTTGGCGCAGACGGCCAACGGAGCCAGCACTAGTAGCACAGGGAACCTCTCGGCGGGCTGCAGCTCCGGTGTGGGCAGTGTGGACAGCATCGGCAGGGACAGCCTCCGCGGCAACACAACCGACCTCTCTGATGACCTGGTGGGGATGGACAGATACAGCGAGGAGGAGGACTTGGACGGGAGGGAGCGGGgaagagacggagacagagacagggggGCGAGCCACAGCCGCAAGCAGAGGCAGCCGCTAAGACTCCAGGTAGAGGGATCAGGGGAAGggttgccatggttacagcTTTCAGGCATGCAGAGCTGCAACGGTttgctttcctttctttttctgcttttccctCTTCTCACACTGCATTGGCGTATATCGCTGAGATGTTtctgcattttgcacaattgAAGAGAAGCTCTCGTGCTAACTTCAGCAGTAATTGCCTCTTCTATGGATTTCTGCATATTTGCTGTAGGTCATTAAACTTATTAGTACCTGCTTGCAGGGGCTGCAGCCCGGCGAATGCGCTGTTGTTCTCATAGACCATCTGTTAGCTCCTGCCACTGTTGTAAATGGAATTGCTTTACAACTCCAATTTGAAATGGACCTTTTTCTGTCTAGGTgctgggaggagagggagtggtGGTGAAAGATGAAGGGGTTCAGGACACAGATGGGACCGTCTATGCCTTGGAGGACGGCAGGCGAGACGGCGGGCAGGAGGGCTCCCAGGAGTCCATGGCAGGCTTCGGACAGGTGAGTTTGACTCGGAggtgagctgcagcagtgggagCCAATGAGAACGACCGGCTGAGATTAAAACGTAAAACCGTACTAGCGATGTAAGGCTCACTTTTATCAATAATTTATCAACCACTGCTTGCAGTGAttcagagcagaaaacatttctgcagaTTTGAAGTGTTACGCCCTCATTTCTCTGGAGAAAAAAGGTCACATTTAGCTTCAGAGGGAAACTTTTATAATCCCCTTATTGTTGTTATCGTGTTGCCGTGTTATTCTCAGCGTTTCTGTCACTAGTAAGCAGAGGGGAAAACATGGTGGAGCAGATTTATGCCGCAGCCTGCTGTACCCTGCAGACTACACAGGGAACATCTGCCACACAGTCCAAGGATTCAGCTTTGCCTTGTCAGTTTTCTCAAGAAGTGCTGCAGAGAGAGTCAGATCTGGAGATGGAGAAATCCTCTCAAATGTTGGAGGTTAAGGAGATGTTTTTGGTGCAAAGCAAAGCCTGTGGTCACCAGTTTAACCCAAACTGCTTAAAACAATCTAATCTTTTGTCttttagcagtttttttttttttgtctttcactcATGTGACACTGTGTGAAGCAGTTTCTTACACAGACTATTTGAATACAAACTTCTCGTTTGCTGTTCCCTGCTGGAAGCTCTGTGTGTGGCAGAAATGTGTGCTGTGCCTTTATAAACATTTGTATGTCTATGCTCCATAATTTGATCCTCTAGTTTTCTATGCACAACTTTTAGTgtatacagtagtccctcgctataacacGGCTTTGCTGTTTTGCggattttttttagtgcaattttgcatgcttttttttttttttacagtgtatgaacgcgcattgtgttctgcgtcctgattggctaagggactgtagaccgATGTCAATCgatctcctccgtgccgtgtctctgtacagtacagaatgcgttcttcttgccaaatttacagaaatgttcaatcgctagcagtgtgacttttaagtgctgcctgtttgcaagtcaaacaagagataaatgtgaaaaaatgttaatgcctgtctgagaaaagtgtctaaactgtatggtgaggggttttacagccttaagatatatagaataattgtaaaaaataaagctgactactttgCCTATAGGATTTCGCCTATtgtgggttatttttagaacgtaaccccacaataaacgagggaccactgtatcTGTAATGTGACTCCTCAGTACCTGAATATGCAAACGTAACCAGTATGATTCAAAAACCAATTATGAATGTGACAACTAACCAGCCACTGTTTTGAAATTGTTGTATTGTAAGAATCATTTTGGATGTACGACCTAATAGCCAAAGTGTCGACGTGATGAAAAACACCCTGAGACAATAGGGATTTGTCAGCTTGTAGAGGTTTTGCCACATCTTGTGTATCAGATTTGTCGTCTGCacgaggaaaaacacattttaacgaAAGGTGTGAGGGAATTAATTGCGATGTGACCGGATCAGCCAGACCACATCTGGAGGTGGTCTAGCTATAGTGCTTGAAGTGGTGCTAGCTGCAAGCGATTGCCTTCTTTCAGTATAAGCGATGTTAGCCTAGTTGTAGCACAGCTGCCCCTGGAGATGCCTTTGGTTCTTTGTATCTGCCCTCGCCTGTCTTGTCGTAGCAGCCCCCCACAGACCCTCGGCTTGTTCGCACGCCTGACTACCCATCACAAAACCGATTTACGTAGATCGCAAATGCCCACAGCGTCATATTTCACAAATGATTGCTGCTTGCAGGTTGCACATAATGATTCGGGGCTCTTGCATGCTCACACATGGCAGTTTAAAGGggtaattatattattattattattgctaatCAAGAGAAACAGGCCCCTGATCACAGTGGAGGCAGAACAAATTGTAATATTAGTTAATAGAACTTAATAGAGCTGTAACCAAAACCCTGCATATCATTTTCCAGAAGAGATATTACATAATGATGCATTTTGCTGTTGCATTGTCAAAcacatatatttgtttttaatccatctttccttcctctgtgtgGCTGGTTACTCCATCGGCCTCTCTGACTCCCAGGCAAACAGTTAGACTCCTTCACGGGCTCCTGTCTCCTCAGGTTATCTGCCCAGACTTTCATCAAACTGCCGATTTGACGCTAATGTAGCTTGACTTTGTTGGACCGCACTGTGCCGGTTGATCTTTCTGACAGCGGCACTCAGGCGTGTGAAGGAATATGGGGTAAAATATGCGgtctgtagtagtagtagtagtgttcAGGgatttgtttcttctctttcttcttcataTATTATGTTTGACCAAAGGAGTTAGAGCACAGAGATAAGCAGGACTGACATGTCAGTTCAGTCTCAGTATATTTATGTCACTGAGGCCTAACGAAGATGTTTTCTAAAAAGATTTAATAAACCAGAGGCTTGAACTGAAGCTTTAACTTGAATGCCACCAAAACTGGTGTtgtcacatgtttgtgtgtgtgtgttgtttcaggaCTTCTATGATGAGCAGGGGGTGTTTTCGGAGAGTTTCTGGCCCCAGAGTGAACCGTCTCAGGCCATGGCTTTCAACCCCAGAGGAAGGGTCAACAAGCCTCTGACTCCACCTCCGACCACACAGTCCATCAACAACCAGGTCAGCGTCTCACACCAGGTGGCTGCGTCTAATGTGCACTACAATTGCAATAAGTCTAGAttcatttccaggaacttttattaccaggaatttatttacctggtaaaagaattcctggtGATCTGTGTGGTTCAGGAACGTTTATTCagatcaggctgatgacgtatGGGGGACGTTGTAGTACGGCGGTGGGACCCACTGCGACTGTTGtgctccttcagcttcttagAATCTTGCTTAAGTTTCTTCCAACTTTTCACAAATTAGTCTCGGCGTGTGTCCTACATTTAGCTCCTCCAGCTTGTCGGCTATTCTTCCACAGACTCGGTCGTCCCGCTGAAAAGAGTCTGGACCTCGTCGTCCGTCCACTTCtctcgtagcttctcttcttttgctccattttccaaatgatcaaaacacaaacgaagTGAATCTtgtagaaattaaataaacaagtttgcagCCACGCTGGCTTAAACACGGAAGTGTGTTCGACCAATCAGCCCCGCGCCTCAAAGAATTCtgggtaatctgaaaagttaCTCTTCGCTACTAGGAACTTTTCgggggaaagtttggggttgagggaacGTTTTGTCCCCGGGGTAATTTCGGTGGAAACGCGCCGAGGTTTTACAAAATCccgggtaaatgagaaaagttcctgcggtggaaaaggaGCTTATAATTCTGAAAGATGAGATTTCAAATGCATTCATCAGAAAgaattgattaattgacaaCATTTTCTatgaagaaaatatataaatactcAAAAGACCTGATAAAATCAGAAATATTGAGGGTTGAAATGTCACAAACATTTGCACCTGAAAAACTCCAGGTGTACAATGATGTTATATTAAACGCTTCGGCCCAAATTTGCTCCGTTATTCATTCAAATAAAGATGCATATTAAAGAACCTCCTAGATCTACAGTATGTACTATAAGCTCCCTTCTATTAAAACCAGGTACTTCAGATTTTAGACATACACGTTTAATTAATATACTAACTAATCGTGTTGGTAATAGAGTAGAAAAGGTTTTGATGCATGTGATTTATTAATCACAAATACAAGAACACGTTGAGGTGTTATCCAACAGCACAGGATAGATTTATCAATGATAGACAACCAGGATTTATAAAAGCTGTGAAGCAGTTTGCAGAGAGGAGGCGGGTCTGTTTCTACACCTGTAATGCTGTTAAGGAAGCAGATAGATtaacaatgaatgaatcaatgtAAAAGTTATGTGATGGTATGTTATGGATTGCCCTCTGGCTCCGTGACATTTACAGTATGGGAAAAAAAACGGGGGAATGGTAGTTAAATCGACCGTATTTCGTCTGCAGTGCGGAGGTGATTGACAGAAAGCAGAATTTAGCATAATGCagcagtaaaatacaaaaaaaaaaagaaactgaactgaGAACAATGAAACAAAGATGACACAGAAAGCCAGTTGAAAGCGTCAGTTATGGTGTGATGGACAAAACCTCCTACAcggtttgactgacaggtgcgttgactttgaaaatgaaaatgcaaagaaGGGTTTGCCTTTGCATTTGAAGTTTTGTCGAGGAGACGCACGGCCGTGTAGAGAGGTAAATACAAAGGGAACGACTGCCGTTGCATCAAGTGTGCAATAAATATTAAATGGCAAATTGAATTATAGTT from Pempheris klunzingeri isolate RE-2024b chromosome 3, fPemKlu1.hap1, whole genome shotgun sequence includes the following:
- the zbtb45 gene encoding zinc finger and BTB domain-containing protein 45; its protein translation is MAPGTETVHYIHLHNSSQSVLEALRTQRREGLFCDVTVRIHDASLRAHACVLAAGSPFFQDKLLLGHSEISVPPLVPAETVKQLVDFMYSGSLVVLQSQALCILTAASILQIKTVIDECTQIISQRKAAAGAASAAAAAAAAAAAAGGGMLGGVLPKQEERGGKGTERGNSGSCSVSGASGGGGYANFSNFMAECAASNMGGGLGGASVSVSESGPGPMEQANTVSLMALGDMGPSSMCGGDGLGSGAGSILMKQSSSCTQDVRYKLRDLLAQTANGASTSSTGNLSAGCSSGVGSVDSIGRDSLRGNTTDLSDDLVGMDRYSEEEDLDGRERGRDGDRDRGASHSRKQRQPLRLQVLGGEGVVVKDEGVQDTDGTVYALEDGRRDGGQEGSQESMAGFGQDFYDEQGVFSESFWPQSEPSQAMAFNPRGRVNKPLTPPPTTQSINNQLLFQYPVSQSQPAPFYVGGPMGGIDSMAGTEPGQQAPPPAAMTPAPPPSTSSCSAGPSPSSQGSETSFDCTHCGKSLRSRKNYSKHMFIHSGQKPHQCSICWRSFSLRDYLLKHMVVHTGVRAFQCSMCGKRFTQKSSLNVHMRTHRAERTFQCNVCHRAFTHRTLLERHALQHAHHTPQGQGQGHGPDMTSPTKHSPPALGGPSGMAGTAGMVGGMANMPSHGASST